One genomic segment of Hemibagrus wyckioides isolate EC202008001 linkage group LG08, SWU_Hwy_1.0, whole genome shotgun sequence includes these proteins:
- the arr3b gene encoding arrestin 3b, retinal (X-arrestin) isoform X5 has product MFNVYKKNSRNGSICLYLGKRDFVDHVDHVDIVDGVLKVDVSELDGRKVFVQLACFFHYGKEDLDVISLSFRKDIWIQQIQIYPPPAEDKPVITPLQDVLMRKVGEGAHPFTFNIPTNLPCSVSFLPAAWDKGKACGVDFKIKAYIANVADDPDEKIDKKDTCQLIIRKIQFAPDKLLPGPEVNIYKQFMFSGKTIHLEASIQREVYYHGDPIQVRVKINNQTKKVVKKIKISIDQTVDVVLYSTDQYTKVVLCEEFRDQVNGQTAFEKDYIVTPLLANNIEKYGLALDGRLKDEDTNLASSTILQTSTNKEVHGIQVSYKIKVSLLVVGGGVLGSLISSYVTAEIPLILMSPKPTVGTDVAAEASAEEQTGNISLSPERLHH; this is encoded by the exons ATGTTCAA TGTTTATAAGAAGAACAGTAGAAATGGCTCG ATTTGTCTTTACTTAGGGAAGAGAGACTTTGTGGACCATGTGGACCATGTTGATATTGTGG ATGGGGTGCTCAAGGTGGACGTTTCAGAACTTGATGGAAGAAAAG TTTTTGTGCAGCTGGCTTGTTTCTTCCACTATGGGAAGGAAGATTTGGATGTGATCAGTTTGTCCTTCAGGAAAGACATTTGGATTCAGCAAATTCAAATTTATCCTCCACCTGCTGAAGACAAACCAGTTATCACACCTTTGCAGGATGTCCTCATGAGGAAAGTAGGGGAGGGAGCGCACCCCTTTACTTTTAAT ATCCCAACAAACCTGCCATGCTCTGTATCTTTTCTCCCAGCGGCATGGGACAAAGGCAAG GCTTGTGgtgttgactttaaaataaaagcctACATTGCTAACGTGGCTGATGATCCAGATGAGAAAATTGACAAAAA AGACACTTGTCAATTGATCATTCGCAAAATCCAGTTTGCACCAGACAAGTTGCTTCCTGGGCCCGAGGTGAATATCTACAAGCAATTCATGTTTTCAGGAAAGACGATTCACCTGGAGGCCTCCATACAAAGGGAG GTTTACTATCATGGTGATCCAATCCAGGTCAGAGTGAAAATAAACAACCAGACCAAAAAAGTggtgaaaaaaatcaaaatttCCA TTGACCAGACAGTAGATGTTGTGCTCTACTCAACTGACCAATACACCAAAGTTGTCCTCTGTGAGGAATTTCG GGACCAAGTAAATGGCCAAACCGCATTCGAGAAGGATTACATAGTCACACCTCTACTGGCCAATAACATAGAGAAATATGGTCTGGCATTGGACGGCAGGCTAAAAGACGAAGACACAAACCTTGCATCATCCACAAT TCTGCAAACTAGTACGAACAAAGAGGTACACGGAATTCAAGTGTCTTACAAAATCAAAGTCAGCCTCCTGGTGGTCGGTGGTGGTGTCTTGGGAAGCCTTATATCCAG TTATGTTACAGCCGAAATACCTCTGATCTTGATGTCACCAAAGCCAACAG TTGGAACAGATGT GGCTGCAGAAGCATCAGCTGAAGAACAAACAGGCAATATAAGCCTCAGTCCAGAGAGGCTTCATCACTGA
- the arr3b gene encoding arrestin 3b, retinal (X-arrestin) isoform X4 has protein sequence MFNSVYKKNSRNGSICLYLGKRDFVDHVDHVDIVDGVLKVDVSELDGRKVFVQLACFFHYGKEDLDVISLSFRKDIWIQQIQIYPPPAEDKPVITPLQDVLMRKVGEGAHPFTFNIPTNLPCSVSFLPAAWDKGKACGVDFKIKAYIANVADDPDEKIDKKDTCQLIIRKIQFAPDKLLPGPEVNIYKQFMFSGKTIHLEASIQREVYYHGDPIQVRVKINNQTKKVVKKIKISIDQTVDVVLYSTDQYTKVVLCEEFRDQVNGQTAFEKDYIVTPLLANNIEKYGLALDGRLKDEDTNLASSTILQTSTNKEVHGIQVSYKIKVSLLVVGGGVLGSLISSYVTAEIPLILMSPKPTVGTDVAAEASAEEQTGNISLSPERLHH, from the exons ATGTTCAA CAGTGTTTATAAGAAGAACAGTAGAAATGGCTCG ATTTGTCTTTACTTAGGGAAGAGAGACTTTGTGGACCATGTGGACCATGTTGATATTGTGG ATGGGGTGCTCAAGGTGGACGTTTCAGAACTTGATGGAAGAAAAG TTTTTGTGCAGCTGGCTTGTTTCTTCCACTATGGGAAGGAAGATTTGGATGTGATCAGTTTGTCCTTCAGGAAAGACATTTGGATTCAGCAAATTCAAATTTATCCTCCACCTGCTGAAGACAAACCAGTTATCACACCTTTGCAGGATGTCCTCATGAGGAAAGTAGGGGAGGGAGCGCACCCCTTTACTTTTAAT ATCCCAACAAACCTGCCATGCTCTGTATCTTTTCTCCCAGCGGCATGGGACAAAGGCAAG GCTTGTGgtgttgactttaaaataaaagcctACATTGCTAACGTGGCTGATGATCCAGATGAGAAAATTGACAAAAA AGACACTTGTCAATTGATCATTCGCAAAATCCAGTTTGCACCAGACAAGTTGCTTCCTGGGCCCGAGGTGAATATCTACAAGCAATTCATGTTTTCAGGAAAGACGATTCACCTGGAGGCCTCCATACAAAGGGAG GTTTACTATCATGGTGATCCAATCCAGGTCAGAGTGAAAATAAACAACCAGACCAAAAAAGTggtgaaaaaaatcaaaatttCCA TTGACCAGACAGTAGATGTTGTGCTCTACTCAACTGACCAATACACCAAAGTTGTCCTCTGTGAGGAATTTCG GGACCAAGTAAATGGCCAAACCGCATTCGAGAAGGATTACATAGTCACACCTCTACTGGCCAATAACATAGAGAAATATGGTCTGGCATTGGACGGCAGGCTAAAAGACGAAGACACAAACCTTGCATCATCCACAAT TCTGCAAACTAGTACGAACAAAGAGGTACACGGAATTCAAGTGTCTTACAAAATCAAAGTCAGCCTCCTGGTGGTCGGTGGTGGTGTCTTGGGAAGCCTTATATCCAG TTATGTTACAGCCGAAATACCTCTGATCTTGATGTCACCAAAGCCAACAG TTGGAACAGATGT GGCTGCAGAAGCATCAGCTGAAGAACAAACAGGCAATATAAGCCTCAGTCCAGAGAGGCTTCATCACTGA
- the arr3b gene encoding arrestin 3b, retinal (X-arrestin) isoform X2 — MHSQSNWTAGGLQQEQKSRHPANKKLNKANSAMFNVYKKNSRNGSICLYLGKRDFVDHVDHVDIVDGVLKVDVSELDGRKVFVQLACFFHYGKEDLDVISLSFRKDIWIQQIQIYPPPAEDKPVITPLQDVLMRKVGEGAHPFTFNIPTNLPCSVSFLPAAWDKGKACGVDFKIKAYIANVADDPDEKIDKKDTCQLIIRKIQFAPDKLLPGPEVNIYKQFMFSGKTIHLEASIQREVYYHGDPIQVRVKINNQTKKVVKKIKISIDQTVDVVLYSTDQYTKVVLCEEFRDQVNGQTAFEKDYIVTPLLANNIEKYGLALDGRLKDEDTNLASSTILQTSTNKEVHGIQVSYKIKVSLLVVGGGVLGSLISSYVTAEIPLILMSPKPTVGTDVAAEASAEEQTGNISLSPERLHH; from the exons ATGCACTCTCAAAGCAACTGGACTGCAGGAGGATTACAGCAGGAGCAGAAGAGCAGACACCCAGCCAATAAG AAACTCAACAAGGCAAATTCAGCGATGTTCAA TGTTTATAAGAAGAACAGTAGAAATGGCTCG ATTTGTCTTTACTTAGGGAAGAGAGACTTTGTGGACCATGTGGACCATGTTGATATTGTGG ATGGGGTGCTCAAGGTGGACGTTTCAGAACTTGATGGAAGAAAAG TTTTTGTGCAGCTGGCTTGTTTCTTCCACTATGGGAAGGAAGATTTGGATGTGATCAGTTTGTCCTTCAGGAAAGACATTTGGATTCAGCAAATTCAAATTTATCCTCCACCTGCTGAAGACAAACCAGTTATCACACCTTTGCAGGATGTCCTCATGAGGAAAGTAGGGGAGGGAGCGCACCCCTTTACTTTTAAT ATCCCAACAAACCTGCCATGCTCTGTATCTTTTCTCCCAGCGGCATGGGACAAAGGCAAG GCTTGTGgtgttgactttaaaataaaagcctACATTGCTAACGTGGCTGATGATCCAGATGAGAAAATTGACAAAAA AGACACTTGTCAATTGATCATTCGCAAAATCCAGTTTGCACCAGACAAGTTGCTTCCTGGGCCCGAGGTGAATATCTACAAGCAATTCATGTTTTCAGGAAAGACGATTCACCTGGAGGCCTCCATACAAAGGGAG GTTTACTATCATGGTGATCCAATCCAGGTCAGAGTGAAAATAAACAACCAGACCAAAAAAGTggtgaaaaaaatcaaaatttCCA TTGACCAGACAGTAGATGTTGTGCTCTACTCAACTGACCAATACACCAAAGTTGTCCTCTGTGAGGAATTTCG GGACCAAGTAAATGGCCAAACCGCATTCGAGAAGGATTACATAGTCACACCTCTACTGGCCAATAACATAGAGAAATATGGTCTGGCATTGGACGGCAGGCTAAAAGACGAAGACACAAACCTTGCATCATCCACAAT TCTGCAAACTAGTACGAACAAAGAGGTACACGGAATTCAAGTGTCTTACAAAATCAAAGTCAGCCTCCTGGTGGTCGGTGGTGGTGTCTTGGGAAGCCTTATATCCAG TTATGTTACAGCCGAAATACCTCTGATCTTGATGTCACCAAAGCCAACAG TTGGAACAGATGT GGCTGCAGAAGCATCAGCTGAAGAACAAACAGGCAATATAAGCCTCAGTCCAGAGAGGCTTCATCACTGA
- the arr3b gene encoding arrestin 3b, retinal (X-arrestin) isoform X1 yields MHSQSNWTAGGLQQEQKSRHPANKKLNKANSAMFNSVYKKNSRNGSICLYLGKRDFVDHVDHVDIVDGVLKVDVSELDGRKVFVQLACFFHYGKEDLDVISLSFRKDIWIQQIQIYPPPAEDKPVITPLQDVLMRKVGEGAHPFTFNIPTNLPCSVSFLPAAWDKGKACGVDFKIKAYIANVADDPDEKIDKKDTCQLIIRKIQFAPDKLLPGPEVNIYKQFMFSGKTIHLEASIQREVYYHGDPIQVRVKINNQTKKVVKKIKISIDQTVDVVLYSTDQYTKVVLCEEFRDQVNGQTAFEKDYIVTPLLANNIEKYGLALDGRLKDEDTNLASSTILQTSTNKEVHGIQVSYKIKVSLLVVGGGVLGSLISSYVTAEIPLILMSPKPTVGTDVAAEASAEEQTGNISLSPERLHH; encoded by the exons ATGCACTCTCAAAGCAACTGGACTGCAGGAGGATTACAGCAGGAGCAGAAGAGCAGACACCCAGCCAATAAG AAACTCAACAAGGCAAATTCAGCGATGTTCAA CAGTGTTTATAAGAAGAACAGTAGAAATGGCTCG ATTTGTCTTTACTTAGGGAAGAGAGACTTTGTGGACCATGTGGACCATGTTGATATTGTGG ATGGGGTGCTCAAGGTGGACGTTTCAGAACTTGATGGAAGAAAAG TTTTTGTGCAGCTGGCTTGTTTCTTCCACTATGGGAAGGAAGATTTGGATGTGATCAGTTTGTCCTTCAGGAAAGACATTTGGATTCAGCAAATTCAAATTTATCCTCCACCTGCTGAAGACAAACCAGTTATCACACCTTTGCAGGATGTCCTCATGAGGAAAGTAGGGGAGGGAGCGCACCCCTTTACTTTTAAT ATCCCAACAAACCTGCCATGCTCTGTATCTTTTCTCCCAGCGGCATGGGACAAAGGCAAG GCTTGTGgtgttgactttaaaataaaagcctACATTGCTAACGTGGCTGATGATCCAGATGAGAAAATTGACAAAAA AGACACTTGTCAATTGATCATTCGCAAAATCCAGTTTGCACCAGACAAGTTGCTTCCTGGGCCCGAGGTGAATATCTACAAGCAATTCATGTTTTCAGGAAAGACGATTCACCTGGAGGCCTCCATACAAAGGGAG GTTTACTATCATGGTGATCCAATCCAGGTCAGAGTGAAAATAAACAACCAGACCAAAAAAGTggtgaaaaaaatcaaaatttCCA TTGACCAGACAGTAGATGTTGTGCTCTACTCAACTGACCAATACACCAAAGTTGTCCTCTGTGAGGAATTTCG GGACCAAGTAAATGGCCAAACCGCATTCGAGAAGGATTACATAGTCACACCTCTACTGGCCAATAACATAGAGAAATATGGTCTGGCATTGGACGGCAGGCTAAAAGACGAAGACACAAACCTTGCATCATCCACAAT TCTGCAAACTAGTACGAACAAAGAGGTACACGGAATTCAAGTGTCTTACAAAATCAAAGTCAGCCTCCTGGTGGTCGGTGGTGGTGTCTTGGGAAGCCTTATATCCAG TTATGTTACAGCCGAAATACCTCTGATCTTGATGTCACCAAAGCCAACAG TTGGAACAGATGT GGCTGCAGAAGCATCAGCTGAAGAACAAACAGGCAATATAAGCCTCAGTCCAGAGAGGCTTCATCACTGA
- the arr3b gene encoding arrestin 3b, retinal (X-arrestin) isoform X3, with protein sequence MHSQSNWTAGGLQQEQKSRHPANKKLNKANSAMFNSVYKKNSRNGSICLYLGKRDFVDHVDHVDIVDGVLKVDVSELDGRKVFVQLACFFHYGKEDLDVISLSFRKDIWIQQIQIYPPPAEDKPVITPLQDVLMRKVGEGAHPFTFNIPTNLPCSVSFLPAAWDKGKACGVDFKIKAYIANVADDPDEKIDKKDTCQLIIRKIQFAPDKLLPGPEVNIYKQFMFSGKTIHLEASIQREVYYHGDPIQVRVKINNQTKKVVKKIKISIDQTVDVVLYSTDQYTKVVLCEEFRDQVNGQTAFEKDYIVTPLLANNIEKYGLALDGRLKDEDTNLASSTILQTSTNKEVHGIQVSYKIKVSLLVVGGGVLGSLISSYVTAEIPLILMSPKPTGLQKHQLKNKQAI encoded by the exons ATGCACTCTCAAAGCAACTGGACTGCAGGAGGATTACAGCAGGAGCAGAAGAGCAGACACCCAGCCAATAAG AAACTCAACAAGGCAAATTCAGCGATGTTCAA CAGTGTTTATAAGAAGAACAGTAGAAATGGCTCG ATTTGTCTTTACTTAGGGAAGAGAGACTTTGTGGACCATGTGGACCATGTTGATATTGTGG ATGGGGTGCTCAAGGTGGACGTTTCAGAACTTGATGGAAGAAAAG TTTTTGTGCAGCTGGCTTGTTTCTTCCACTATGGGAAGGAAGATTTGGATGTGATCAGTTTGTCCTTCAGGAAAGACATTTGGATTCAGCAAATTCAAATTTATCCTCCACCTGCTGAAGACAAACCAGTTATCACACCTTTGCAGGATGTCCTCATGAGGAAAGTAGGGGAGGGAGCGCACCCCTTTACTTTTAAT ATCCCAACAAACCTGCCATGCTCTGTATCTTTTCTCCCAGCGGCATGGGACAAAGGCAAG GCTTGTGgtgttgactttaaaataaaagcctACATTGCTAACGTGGCTGATGATCCAGATGAGAAAATTGACAAAAA AGACACTTGTCAATTGATCATTCGCAAAATCCAGTTTGCACCAGACAAGTTGCTTCCTGGGCCCGAGGTGAATATCTACAAGCAATTCATGTTTTCAGGAAAGACGATTCACCTGGAGGCCTCCATACAAAGGGAG GTTTACTATCATGGTGATCCAATCCAGGTCAGAGTGAAAATAAACAACCAGACCAAAAAAGTggtgaaaaaaatcaaaatttCCA TTGACCAGACAGTAGATGTTGTGCTCTACTCAACTGACCAATACACCAAAGTTGTCCTCTGTGAGGAATTTCG GGACCAAGTAAATGGCCAAACCGCATTCGAGAAGGATTACATAGTCACACCTCTACTGGCCAATAACATAGAGAAATATGGTCTGGCATTGGACGGCAGGCTAAAAGACGAAGACACAAACCTTGCATCATCCACAAT TCTGCAAACTAGTACGAACAAAGAGGTACACGGAATTCAAGTGTCTTACAAAATCAAAGTCAGCCTCCTGGTGGTCGGTGGTGGTGTCTTGGGAAGCCTTATATCCAG TTATGTTACAGCCGAAATACCTCTGATCTTGATGTCACCAAAGCCAACAG GGCTGCAGAAGCATCAGCTGAAGAACAAACAGGCAATATAA